Proteins encoded in a region of the Bubalus bubalis isolate 160015118507 breed Murrah chromosome 9, NDDB_SH_1, whole genome shotgun sequence genome:
- the LOC102411098 gene encoding olfactory receptor 18-like, with amino-acid sequence MGLSDDPELQPFLFGLFLSMYLVTMLGNLLIILAVSSDPHLHTPMYFFLSNLSLADIGFISTTVPKMIVNIQSHSRVISYAGCLTQMSIFILFGGMDCMLLSVMAYDRFVAICHPLHYQVIMNPCTCCKLISVSFFVSLLNSQVQNMIVLQLTCFKDVKISNFFCDPSQLLNFTCSDMLKNNIVMYFVGAIFGFIPFSGIFFSYCKILSSILRAHSSGRKYKAFSTCGSHLAVVCLFYGTGLGVCLSSAISQSPRKDAVASVVYTVVTPMLNPFIYSLRNQDIKRAMWRFLRKII; translated from the coding sequence ATGGGTCTTTCAGATGATCCAGAACTTCAGCCTTTCCTCTTTGGACTATTCCTATCCATGTACCTGGTCACCATGCTAGGAAACCTACTCATCATTCTGGCAGTCTCCTCTGACCCCCACcttcacacccccatgtacttcttcctctccaacctaTCCTTGGCGGATATAGGTTTCATCTCCACCACAGTCCCCAAGATGATTGTGAACATCCAGTCTCACAGCAGAGTCATCTCCTATGCAGGCTGCCTGACACAGATGTCCATTTTTATCCTCTTTGGAGGGATGGATTGTATGCTGCTgtctgtgatggcctatgacaGGTTTGTGGCCATCTGTCACCCACTGCACTACCAGGTCATCATGAATCCATGCACCTGCTGCAAATTaatttcagtgtctttttttgtTAGCCTTTTGAACTCCCAAGTGCAGAATATGATTGTGTTACAACTTACCTGCTTCAAGGATGTGAAAATATCTAATTTCTTCTGTGACCCTTCTCAACTGCTCAACTTTACCTGTTCTGACATGCTCAAAAATAACATAGTCATGTATTTTGTTGGTGCCATTTTTGGTTTTATTCCTTTCTCCGGAATCTTTTTCTCTTACTGTAAAATTCTTTCCTCCATTCTGAGAGCTCACTCATCAGGTAGGAAATacaaagccttctccacctgtggctcTCACCTGGCagttgtttgcttattttatggAACAGGTCTTGGTGTGTGCCTCAGTTCAGCCATCTCACAATCTCCCAGGAAGGATGCAGTGGCCTCTGTGGTGTACACTGTGGtcacccccatgctgaaccccttcatctacagcctgaggaaccaAGACATCAAAAGGGCCAtgtggaggtttctcagaaaaataATCTAA